GGTTAATACCTAGGCCTCAATAGAATACACAATGTCTTCTTATAGATCACATgatcaataaatttttcagctcTTTAGGCTTTTTTTCGCTGGTGTGGGTGTTTCTGCGGAGTCTTCTGTGAAGCTTTCAGAAGGTGCTGGTATTTACTATGCCTACAGGTTGCTGGTGTCGTTTGACGTGATATGTTGATTTCTGGTGTATACTGCTGGTAATGGGAGTATACTAGGTGCTGTAGTCTTATCCTTACACTAAGGATAATAACAGTGTTCTTTTGCTAAccagtatttttttattgtttacATGTAAACATTAAAAAACTATCAATATTTGTAAACAAACCAGGatcaaaacaataacaattagtattattgataaataataataataggCATCCAGGCCTtttatgaaattgataGTGAGAAACTACTTTGATTGATATCATAAATCCATATATAAAGGTAGGTATTTTAATGGACATTTTTGCTGTTTGTACAATCAATTAATTTTCGTTTGGTTAGCTTTCAAACTTATAATACAGTTAATTATaacaaactaaaaaaaGGCTAATTCTATAATCTTAAACAAGTCCATTCCTTTAAACTTGTCAGATAGTGTATTGAAAACTTTCTACACGTCCATTCgttaatattttaattttgtgGTGGTCCGTTCCTTTACTACCCATTCATTTATTCCGTTTCAATTATTGTTTACCGCTAACTATAGAATAAACAAAAGATGATTCAAATCCTTCTACCGCTCTTGTTTATTTTGAGCACTGTTTTTGCATTTGATATAAACTCAAAAACTAATGTTGCTGTCTATTGGGGTCAAAATTCTGCTGGTTCTCAGAAATCCCTTGCTAGCTATTGTCAAAATACAGAAGCAGACATTTTTCTCCTATCCTTCATGAACTCATTCCCAGCTATCGGGCTAAATTTTGCCGATGCCTGTACTACCACATTTCCAGATGGCTTGCTACAATGTTCTCAAATTGCTGAAGATATTAAGACCTGTCAATCTTTGGGTAAGAAGGTCTTATTATCAATGGGTGGTGCATCCGGTGCTTACGGTTTCGCGGATGATGCCCAGGCTGAAGCATTTGCTACTACTCTATGGAACACATTTGGTGAGGGCTCAGATATTTCAGTTGAGCGTCCATTTGGCCAATCCATTGTAGACggttttgattttgatattgagaACAATAATGGTAAAGGTTATGCCGCTCTAGTATCAAAACTAAGGCAACTGTTCAGCAATGGCTCTaaacaatattatatttctgCGGCTCCACAATGTCCATACCCAGATGCCTCAGTTGGTGATTTATTGGCTAACGCTGATGTGGATTTCGCTTTCATTCAGTTCTATAATAACTACTGCAATGTTGAGGCACAATTCAACTGGGACGACTGGAAGAATTTCGCTATCAACACTTcaccaaataaaaacattaaattGTACTTAGGTCTTCCAGGTGCACCATCTGCTGCTGGCTCAGGTTATATTTCTAACCTTGacaatttatcaaaagtaataaaagaaatatctAGTTTAGCAAATTTCGGTGGTATCTCTTTGTGGGACGCATCTCAAGCCACATCAAACGTTATCGATGGTGCTGATTATCTGTCTCAAATGAAAAACATACTTaagagtgctgctggtagCACTGAGACACCTACTACATCTTCAAGCTATTCTATGCCTTCCAATCTAATCACTAACACTGGCGAACAAAGTTCATCTGTTTTAGTTTCTTCTGTAGAGCGTACAACCACCACATTAGAGCCAACttcaattatttcttctagCAGTTTTAGTGACTCTGCGCCTACACCTACCAACTCTCATATTACCACTACGCTTCAACCAAATACTAACACACCACCTGCAGCGGCTCAAGATTCTTCAGCTAATGTTCAAGTTTCGGTAACTCCTAGTACAACCACGACTACACCTGATAGTCCATCTAATCATTTGAATGATGTTTCCCCAACCCCTTCAACTCCAGCTCCTTCATCTCCTGCTAATCCTTCTCCAGACACTCCCGCTCATACGATAGCTAAACAATTGAATGCGCAATATGCCGCCGGTCAATTCAATGGTAAATCTTCCTGTCAAGATGGTGAATTATCTTGCTCTGCAGATGGTAAATTCGCTATGTGTGCTCATGGTAGCTGGGTTGAGATGGCATGTGCCGCCGGAACAACTTGCTACGCTTATGATAGCGGAAATTCAGTCTTTACTCAGTGTAATTATGTTGATTTAAAGGCATCATTTGTTTAACCAGTTCCCATTCATGCATAATCTTTAAGATACTTGTGGTTGCAGGCATTTTTTGGTCACTAATCTTAACGTTTCAATCTTCACTATAAATTACATATCCATtccaataaaaataatgaaaaatcaTATAAGCTAAATAGTTTAACCCCGTTTGTTTTGTTCCAGATAGATACCTTACCACAGGTTGAATTATTGAATCATATTCCAATGCCTTATATCagagataaaataaatatcgTTAAAATAGGAAACAGGAAATGTTACAATTAAGCGTGAGTCATATAATATGCATATACTCGAGATCTGACTTCGGCGGTttcttcgtcttcttcaaacATGGGTTTCCAGTTGACCATCTCAATCTTTTCGGGAGTCAATCCATATTCTTTACAAGTTTCGAAGAATTGTAAATCAGCTTCGAGTAAGTGAGGTCTGTGTGGTGAAAATACAACCAACGCCTTACCATTGGTTGCTAATAAATCTTTGGTTGTTTGTAGTAGTTTATCATGTTGATTGTGATTAAAGACTAAATCACTCAGTATAATAAGATCAAATTTCTTGTCACCATCCAAATGAATTGTTAATGGATCATATTCATTACCCCATATATAACCTTCAACTCTAACGTTTTCCTTTAATTCATCAGGAATTATGGTGTTGACGTTGTATTGTATATTTGCCATTAGGTCGGCATCAGGATAATCTGTTACCACTGCTCTCTTAGCACCTATTAGTCCAGCTACCAGTGATGGTAGAGCTGATGCTGCTCCAAGTTCAAGAACGTTTTTGTTAGACACCAATTCTGGGTATTTGTCCAAATGTCTTGCAGTATATATACCGGCATTCCATAGTAAATGGCCCCATAAAGGTGAAGAACCAACCAATTGCAGTTTCAAGTTTGTAATTTTGCTTTTTGAGATGTCAGGGACATCTATCCTTTCGTAGTTTGCATAATGTTCTTTTGGTTTCTCGGGTCTAAAGTCTTCAGGTTCATCAAATAAGCCTAGGGCATCATTTAAGGACTCAGTATCAGACATTTGTTTATGCaataattcaaataaataatgatattCGGAGCGTTACAGATATACCGATTTTACGAGTTGTTTCGGTTTTCAAATACAATATTATGCTAAAGCATTTCATATTTACACTATAGAGTcctgcgatgagcatcgattttattgaaatttttcaaatcaacTCATGGAATACGTAAAAATCTTATGGACAGAGGAATACGCCGGAAATGGAACCTTTCAAGAATAGTGATGCCATTGTCTAGTACATTCACTTTCCCAAAGTATTATCGATTGATGTGGtagatgaagaatttgatgataatggtactggtggtggtgatgaagTAGCAGAGGCAGATACTGAGCCACTCTTAACGCgttttgttgttgtctTTGTGAGACTTTCTCTTCTGAACGTTAAATTAGGACTGGTTATATTGACAGGTGTGAATTTAGATGGCATGTTGACTCTATTAAATTTGTTTCTGAGCTTCTGCTGCACATATTCCATATCCAAATGTCTGGTTAGTGACATCTTAGGGATGCAGCTTATGTAGTGTCTATCGTCCAGTTGAACTTCCAGTGGGTCCTGAGTGTGGCAACCTGGAGACATCTTCAATCTTATAGAGTGTGACTTCACCTCATTAGCATCTGTACTTTCGTATAGTTCAAAGTTGATCTGTGAAAGGTAATCGAACTCTGGTAACGCGTTACTTGCAATTCTCATTGGAATACCTGAttcataaataatattcaataGAGTGTAGATATGGGATTCCTTTGTGAAGTATGCAACACATGCAGGGGcttctttgttcttcataatatcaatatcatttaGTATTTGCTTCGCTAACGGTAATGATGTTAATAAGCCAATGTCCAGTTTTTCAGCATCCTCTATACCATATTCTTTAGGgcaaataaaatcaaatagTACTTTGGCGAGTCTATATAGTTCTCTGAATTGAACGTATTTCTGGCCATCAAAAGGAGACGCAGATTTTGATTCTGAGTTAACTTTAGTCTTACCACTTTCCAAAACCCAGCCCAATGATCCAACACTCGTTTTACTCGAACTAGAGGTACCAGCCGCATAGCTTGAGTCGACGATTTTAAAATTGTTCCGAGCCAATACATTAATTGGATAGCGATCAACCAAAGAATGATTAGagatattttcatttgctAACTCGCCTGgatcaaaaatattctgTAAAAACTCTCTGTTGTGTAAAGCATCATATTTCATTGTATCATAAAGTTCAGATATTTTAGATGGATCTGCTTTCTCCACTGAAACAAATTCCTTGAAAAGTTTATTCCATCTCTCTTTAAAAAGACCAGGATCTTCAGAGGTACACCATCTTTCTTGTAACTTGCTTAcatcttttgtttcaaaattatGATCCATGATTTTTTTATGGTAATTCATTAATTCCACAACACGCTTAATAACTAAATAAGGCTCTGGCATTTTTGCAGGCCATGCAAATTGAGGTGGAGTTTCTTTACCTTCTCTTAGTAATGGTtttaacttcttcttcactttATCCATGATGTCTTTTGCTGCATTACTGTCATCAAGAAGGTCTTTTCTTATATTGATTTCATCGCTACTGAATTCATCTGCACCAAACAAGGCAGTAGCCCAATATTGAGCAGACACAAGAACTCTTCtttctgatgaagaaaagattttgatatcctgcaaaatattcttattCAAAAGGTCAAAGTCCTGTCTCATCTGTTCACCTAATTCAGTAGCCTGATAGCGAGCAGAGTGAGTTGGTTCACCACCCCACTTTAGAATAAATTGGACTTTTTCAACCTCATTGTTCTGAGTTAAAACTGGTTTAAGCTGAATTTTTGTACCTGGTAATTCgagttttttttcaagagtATTAGCCAACAATTTAATCTTAGTAGGATTTCCCgctttttcttctaatgCAATCCTTAATGCTTGCAAAacaattttcaaatcattAACCTTTCTTATgacaacttcttctttatgGCCCTTTAGTAGAGAGATAAAGATTGGCGAGGTGAAAGAATGCTTGAACTTTTGTTTTGGGGTTCTATCAGCATGTCTTATTACTGTAACAAGGCCTTTGAAAACccatttttgtttcttttcttcacgAATTACAGGCAATGTTTGCTTCTCGATATCTATTTGCTTTTTAGCCTGAATAAATGTTTCTTTTAATATTCTGGCGCAAGAGTCATAATATTCTTGGTTATCCTtgacaaaagaaaagccaTTGACATCGATAACATAACTTTTACCGCCAACACGTAGTAGATCAAATCCACAAATCATTTGTGAAAAAGCTTTTGATACTCGACTAGCCATCTGTTTTTCCTCTTTGCTTAGCTCAGTAACGTATCTGACTTCTTTACCATGAGTGTTTCTTCTAACAATACCATCTACAACAGGTGACTTTCTCGTTTCAGCATGGCAGAAATTCTCACCGACCGTATAGGCTTTGacatcttcaaaattatcaGTATCCATAAACTCTTCATAAATATAAGAGCCTTCTAATCTTGGTGCTAATAGTGCAGGATCAAATTCAGAAGATTTGTTACCAACTTTACGGAAAAGACGTCTACCACCACCTCCATTCTTGGAATGATAATAGATGTAGATATTGTGGTCCTCACCATCCACAGGTTTCTCGACAAATGGTTTGCGCATTATTTGACCACCTACTTCTAGTGTATCATCGTCTACCATCCGCCAATTTGGTTCCTCTACTGGTTTGATTTCTACGCCAAGCATCTTCAGTTTTTCGTGAAGCTCATCATCAACATGGGGACCACCATCTCTACTAATCTCAAGCCTTCTTGGTGTGGGAACTTTGGACGCATTCAAAATACTTAAGCATAGTCTCCTGTCCCATAAAACTTTTTGCATCGTCAAGTCgttaataataaaaggCTTTCTCAACTTCACATAGCTTATAGCCTTGTCTAGTGGGAAACCTGAAGAGAAAaatgatatcaaaaaatCGCAAGTTGGCCAATTTTCAATCGTTTCATCTAAGATAACTTTGTCACCAAATATAATAGTTTCAAACTCTCCGTGTTCCATTAATCTGTTTAGAATATGTCTCATTGGCTTGGAAAGCACCTTTGCGTCCATAGCACAGACACCAATCTTGCCTATCTTGGGAAGCGATGGTTTAGCTTGACTAGTAGAAGACTTTCTAGAAGAAGTATTTGAAGGAATATTTGACTGAGGAGGTAGTTCTGTAATTGGAGTATTTGCTGGTGAAGTCACCGCAGAGTCATTCCTGCTAGTGTTACCAGAGCCATCACTACTTGGTGGATTTTCTAGCGCCAATTGACGCATCTTAGCAACCGCATGGGCCGCAACAGTTGCGGAGTAGCTCCTTGTCTTTCCAGCACCCTCTTTGCGACCCTCATCTATGCTTAGATCACAGTGCGAATTGCTGCTTCCACTACGATACATGGGCGGTTTGTCATCTAGCATCGGTGGAGGTAACTTCAGAGACATATTTTCACTTGAGGAAGTCTTCGGTGTAAACCCTTCCAGTATAGGAGCAATTGACTCCATTGCCTTCTTGGTATACTTGTTCAAAAACTGCCCATTGCTGGGACTTTTGGCTTCCTCCTGCATAGTTCAGCGTCAAATTTACAGATGATGCCACAAATCCCAACTAAAACAAAATCTGTATGCGTAACTGTTGTGCTGCTAAATACCGTAAACTTAGCGGCTACAGTCCGGGTGGTTCTAAATTGAACTTCCAGTGCCAAGGGGAGCACGACTCACCTCGTGGCTATTTATACTCGCGAGATGAATTTGcgattttgaaaatttttgaaaaaaaaaattttgcgatgcgatgagctcatcggTGATAATATAAGAGCAGATGTACAATTAGCAAAGGAGCCTGTGGAGTCTATAAGTCGGATTGATAGTTGATATTAGCGTTTCAGCAGCAGAATGACTATGTCTGAAGTTGCTAAGAGGAGGAAGCTCACCTCTACCAAGAGGTATGCGTCGAAGATATTTTCTCCATTTCGGGTGATTGGTAACGTTAGCAATGGGACACCATTTGCTGTAGGCAGTTTGGGTAGTACTTTTTATATCGTAACCAGTGTTGGTAAGTCTTTTCAGATTTACGATGCTAACAATTTGCatcttttgtttatttCTGATCGGGAGACTGACGAAGAGATCAGTTGCCTGGAGGCCCATTTCCACTATGTGTATGCTGGTTTTGGAGGGAAAGTAGGTATCTACAAACGTGGTATATTAGAGCACACCATTGAGGTTGGTAACGGCTGCAAAGTTACAAAACTGTGTGTTTTTGGTGATTACTTGTGTGTTTCAACCGATAATAATGAAGTACATATTTTCAAGAAGGAAAATTCAACAACTGATAAGTATGCTACTAAGTTCTATACCAAGTTTGAGATTCCAGAACTTGTAGGTGGTGATATTGTATCTGTATTGCATATGCCCACATATCTGAACAagattgttgttgttaCAAAGATCAATGTGTTACTGTATAACGTTAGAAGCGGAAAGCTGTTATATAGCTCTCCAGATTTCCCTGATCAACTGACTGTGGGTGAAGCTGCTCCAGCACTTGATATCATTGCACTTGGTACTATAAGTGGTGAGGTGATACTATTTAACTTACGTCTCGGTAGAAAAGTAAGGACAATTAAAGTACCAAACATGAGAATTTCATCCATCTCATTTAGAACCGACGGTTCTTCTCACATTTGCGTTGGGTCATCAAAGGGTGATATCCTATTCTATGATTTGAACCGTCGTGCTAGAATTCACTTATTGAAGAATGTACACAGCGAAGAATTTGGGGGTGTCACAAGAGCAAGTTTTCTAAATGGTCAGCCAATAATTGTCACATCAGGTGGTGATAACAGTTTGAAAGAATATGTTTTTGATCCATCTTTGTCTCAAAGTGATGAAGACATGGTAGTGCAACCACCAAGGTTTCTGCGTTCTAGAGGTGGTCACTCTCAACCTGCGACAAGCATTGCTTTTGCTGATGACGAATCGCATTTTATTCTATCTGCTTCGAGAGATAAATCAGTCTGGGCATTTTCCTTGCGTAAAGATGCCCAATCTCAGGAACTTTCACAAAGATTACATAAAAAGAATGATGGCAATAGAGTTGCTGGTAGCAC
This is a stretch of genomic DNA from Nakaseomyces glabratus chromosome M, complete sequence. It encodes these proteins:
- the CTS1 gene encoding chitinase (CAGL0M09779g~Putative endochitinase with a predicted role in cell separation), with amino-acid sequence MIQILLPLLFILSTVFAFDINSKTNVAVYWGQNSAGSQKSLASYCQNTEADIFLLSFMNSFPAIGLNFADACTTTFPDGLLQCSQIAEDIKTCQSLGKKVLLSMGGASGAYGFADDAQAEAFATTLWNTFGEGSDISVERPFGQSIVDGFDFDIENNNGKGYAALVSKLRQLFSNGSKQYYISAAPQCPYPDASVGDLLANADVDFAFIQFYNNYCNVEAQFNWDDWKNFAINTSPNKNIKLYLGLPGAPSAAGSGYISNLDNLSKVIKEISSLANFGGISLWDASQATSNVIDGADYLSQMKNILKSAAGSTETPTTSSSYSMPSNLITNTGEQSSSVLVSSVERTTTTLEPTSIISSSSFSDSAPTPTNSHITTTLQPNTNTPPAAAQDSSANVQVSVTPSTTTTTPDSPSNHLNDVSPTPSTPAPSSPANPSPDTPAHTIAKQLNAQYAAGQFNGKSSCQDGELSCSADGKFAMCAHGSWVEMACAAGTTCYAYDSGNSVFTQCNYVDLKASFV
- the NNT1 gene encoding S-adenosylmethionine-dependent methyltransferase (CAGL0M09801g~Ortholog(s) have N-terminal protein N-methyltransferase activity, protein-lysine N-methyltransferase activity and role in N-terminal peptidyl-glycine methylation, chromatin silencing at rDNA, peptidyl-lysine dimethylation), with the protein product MSDTESLNDALGLFDEPEDFRPEKPKEHYANYERIDVPDISKSKITNLKLQLVGSSPLWGHLLWNAGIYTARHLDKYPELVSNKNVLELGAASALPSLVAGLIGAKRAVVTDYPDADLMANIQYNVNTIIPDELKENVRVEGYIWGNEYDPLTIHLDGDKKFDLIILSDLVFNHNQHDKLLQTTKDLLATNGKALVVFSPHRPHLLEADLQFFETCKEYGLTPEKIEMVNWKPMFEEDEETAEVRSRVYAYYMTHA
- the VIP1 gene encoding inositol polyphosphate kinase VIP1 (CAGL0M09823g~Ortholog(s) have 2 iron, 2 sulfur cluster binding, diphosphoinositol-pentakisphosphate kinase activity and inositol 1,5-bisdiphosphate 2,3,4,6-tetrakisphosphate 1-diphosphatase activity, more), with protein sequence MQEEAKSPSNGQFLNKYTKKAMESIAPILEGFTPKTSSSENMSLKLPPPMLDDKPPMYRSGSSNSHCDLSIDEGRKEGAGKTRSYSATVAAHAVAKMRQLALENPPSSDGSGNTSRNDSAVTSPANTPITELPPQSNIPSNTSSRKSSTSQAKPSLPKIGKIGVCAMDAKVLSKPMRHILNRLMEHGEFETIIFGDKVILDETIENWPTCDFLISFFSSGFPLDKAISYVKLRKPFIINDLTMQKVLWDRRLCLSILNASKVPTPRRLEISRDGGPHVDDELHEKLKMLGVEIKPVEEPNWRMVDDDTLEVGGQIMRKPFVEKPVDGEDHNIYIYYHSKNGGGGRRLFRKVGNKSSEFDPALLAPRLEGSYIYEEFMDTDNFEDVKAYTVGENFCHAETRKSPVVDGIVRRNTHGKEVRYVTELSKEEKQMASRVSKAFSQMICGFDLLRVGGKSYVIDVNGFSFVKDNQEYYDSCARILKETFIQAKKQIDIEKQTLPVIREEKKQKWVFKGLVTVIRHADRTPKQKFKHSFTSPIFISLLKGHKEEVVIRKVNDLKIVLQALRIALEEKAGNPTKIKLLANTLEKKLELPGTKIQLKPVLTQNNEVEKVQFILKWGGEPTHSARYQATELGEQMRQDFDLLNKNILQDIKIFSSSERRVLVSAQYWATALFGADEFSSDEINIRKDLLDDSNAAKDIMDKVKKKLKPLLREGKETPPQFAWPAKMPEPYLVIKRVVELMNYHKKIMDHNFETKDVSKLQERWCTSEDPGLFKERWNKLFKEFVSVEKADPSKISELYDTMKYDALHNREFLQNIFDPGELANENISNHSLVDRYPINVLARNNFKIVDSSYAAGTSSSSKTSVGSLGWVLESGKTKVNSESKSASPFDGQKYVQFRELYRLAKVLFDFICPKEYGIEDAEKLDIGLLTSLPLAKQILNDIDIMKNKEAPACVAYFTKESHIYTLLNIIYESGIPMRIASNALPEFDYLSQINFELYESTDANEVKSHSIRLKMSPGCHTQDPLEVQLDDRHYISCIPKMSLTRHLDMEYVQQKLRNKFNRVNMPSKFTPVNITSPNLTFRRESLTKTTTKRVKSGSVSASATSSPPPVPLSSNSSSTTSIDNTLGK